A stretch of the Dioscorea cayenensis subsp. rotundata cultivar TDr96_F1 chromosome 4, TDr96_F1_v2_PseudoChromosome.rev07_lg8_w22 25.fasta, whole genome shotgun sequence genome encodes the following:
- the LOC120258407 gene encoding protein LOW PSII ACCUMULATION 2, chloroplastic isoform X2 has translation MRPSSSLLAYQHPHPPLLALLPLHTSRGRCLSLIPKAEPKDDKAVTDSEDIPVSDPKKPSESGSGFGTLKESKKKRKGNEKRSVIRRSPIERPPSVYQASGNTSSSSNQEPSVSVNEGAFILTWLSLGFLILVEGIALAASGII, from the coding sequence ATGAGGCCCTCGTCCTCACTGCTTGCATATCAGCATCCTCATCCTCCTTTACTCGCTCTTCTCCCACTCCATACCAGCAGAGGCCGATGCCTCTCCCTTATCCCCAAGGCCGAGCCGAAGGACGACAAGGCGGTGACCGACTCCGAGGACATCCCTGTCTCCGATCCCAAGAAGCCCAGTGAAAGCGGGTCGGGGTTTGGTACTCTCAAGGAATCCAAGAAGAAACGGAAAGGCAATGAGAAGAGGTCGGTGATCCGGAGGTCTCCCATCGAGCGGCCCCCTTCTGTATACCAGGCCTCTGGAAATACTAGCTCGTCTTCCAACCAGGAGCCTAGCGTGAGCGTGAATGAGGGGGCTTTCATTCTCACCTGGCTAAGTTTGGGATTTCTCATCCTCGTTGAAGGCATCGCTTTGGCGGCTTCAG